From one Paramormyrops kingsleyae isolate MSU_618 chromosome 1, PKINGS_0.4, whole genome shotgun sequence genomic stretch:
- the nktr gene encoding NK-tumor recognition protein isoform X1, translating into MGIKDRPQCYFDVEVNREPVGRIVFQLFSDICPKTSKNFLSLCTGEKGTSKVTGKNLCYKGSTFHRVVKNFMIQGGDFTEGNGRGGESIYGGYFEDENFKLKHDRAFLLSMANRGKDTNGSQFFITTKMAPHLDGVHVVFGLVISGFEVVKKIESLKTDSASRPYADVRVIDCGQLITKSANDVLSCKRKRQSHSADSSLSSSDSSFSSSSSPESDSESEEKYRRGRRRKQPAKSKHSKKRRKEAKKKESRHRRTESSQSLEEESVDEEKDLNVKREKPVVRPEEIPPVPENRFLLRRDPPDEEEKPDTAQQEIPSAPNDVKPAVTKSGRKIKGRGTMRYHTPTRSKSRSVSEEDRGSSETPPHWKEEMQRTKTYQPPTVEKWSKGDKLNDHCSSRWDNRTVSPWSRSWSQDYTSDHSSSRSSHHSRRRKDKRKVKHKKKSKKQKHSKKKAHKKKNRESPLSEGERSFSSERRSRHSYRDRRSRSSSNYRPPVKEWSGSEKGHRSIPTSRDSRSYTRSQSRSYSSSRSRSRGRSGSSSRSRSLSQSRSRSLSRSKRRKLSRSPCKTKLIETSQPKVDTAVQAPIKTENTLTPLASAESVPVLPLSDSPPPSRWKPGQKPWKPSYVRIQEIKEKTTPAPHIQSGHTVTGVTQSKPISSYRDQRDNSDTERSSNSRRDSLKRRKHERRPHSSSSRSRCNSRSCSRSRSRDRSRSRSLSPSGYDSRSSSYSRSDSVESYRKHKVPRQENSGEKREKRHCSTQEVSEKYSLTSSTPKTRKQNHSSHSCSENAADSEKSPIHSHRHVADSKRTKRKLNVDACSQEITDQEREKQNNALILTVGEKSGKKINLSLEMHKLGVKLSEESNKKSVLIELDSESDSERAEKRDKVMDSKHSSGKEEGEASSGSDSEEQVPLDSKTSKVAGDAVPVNTDVEFPKAPRSAPVSINKSSQIENESEKHKTKKKAKRKHKHKKRHSTKIRLHGSKSKSKTKKSKKKHQKPKETFHWQPPLEFGEEEEEEEAPLQKEHVSLKRVSLRKSPIKTDTGKTQKSHGLEKEIKTGKTHKTHKENSLSQSTACSVEPVIGTTRKEQNIKPPIASPAKVGHIDVTAQKLGAAASESSKSPDQQQDDSMEICTPEHDTPATYLEKSCTDALEISRNISAVTDTLSTMKNVKTVSVPVIEKPQAPVAVTVSVPSCGSSEEPDVSKPSGVSSNSRWRPLGISTLQGLNMNVAEHKSAGAPGHGESKTQGVRIEIKSKSRVRPGSLFDEVRKTARLNQRPRNQDSSSEETSPLAEDKGKSHSKSSSRSKSRSVSSPRSRSRSRSHSYSHSVSRSRSTSSSYRSYSRSHSRRRYSRGRSRTRSSTYRSHRSYSRTCSRSHSRSRSYDRHRRSRSESYDSYSSRSWSRSSRGRSNSYRSSDNRSRSYRSYSRSDRSYSRRRSHSWSS; encoded by the exons AGTTCACGTAGTCTTCGGTTTGGTCATCTCCGGCTTTGAAGTGGTAAAGAAGATCGAGTCCTTGAAGACCGACTCAGCCAGCAGGCCATACGCGGATGTGAGGGTGATCGACTGCGGCCAGCTGATAACAAAATCAGCCAATGACG TGCTCAGTTGCAAGAGAAAGAGGCAGTCTCACTCGGCAGACTCTTCCCTCAGTTCTTCAGACTCTTccttttcctcctcctcatctccGGAGTCGGACAGCGAATCAGAAGAGAAGTACAGGCGGGGTCGCCGGCGGAAGCAGCCTGCGAAGAGCAAGCACTCCAAGAAGAGAAGAAAGGAGGCAAAGAAGAAGGAGAGCCGGCACCGAAGGACAGAATCCAGCCAGAG TTTGGAGGAAGAGTCTGTTGATGAAGAGAAAGACCTGAATGTGAAAAGGGAAAAGCCTGTGGTTCGGCCAGAAGAGATTCCACCTGTGCCAGAGAACCGATTCCTTCTGAGGCGCGATCCGCCAGATGAAGAAGAAAAGCCAGACAC AGCGCAGCAAGAGATCCCCTCAGCTCCAAATGATGTGAAGCCAGCAGTCACCAAATCCGGACGGAAAATCAAAGGCCGCGGAACAATG AGATACCATACTCCCACTCGGTCGAAGTCCCGCTCGGTGTCCGAAGAGGATCGTGGGAGCAGTGAAACTCCGCCTCACTGGAAAGAGGAGATGCAGAGGACTAAGACATACCAGCCGCCGACCGTGGAGAAATGGAGCAAAGGGGACAA ATTGAATGACCATTGTTCAAGCAGATGGGACAACAGAACTGTCTCTCCGTGGTCCAGGTCATGGTCACAGGACTACACTTCTGATCATAGCTCGAGTAGATCCAGCCACCACTCCCGACGCAGGAAAGACAAGAGGAAGGTCAAGCATAAAAAGAAGTCTAAAAAACAGAAGCATTCGAAGAAGAAAGCCCATAAGAAGAAAAACCGGGAGTCACCGctttctgaaggtgaaaggtcATTCTCCTCTGAGAGAAGATCAAGGCACTCCTATCGTGATAGGAGGTCTCGTTCTTCTTCCAACTACAGACCCCCCGTGAAAGAGTGGTCTGGCTCAGAAAAAGGCCACCGATCAATACCCACCTCAAGAGACTCGCGCTCATACACCAGATCACAAAGTCGATCTTATTCTTCAAGTCGTTCAAGGTCACGAGGTAGGTCAGGATCCTCTTCAAGGTCCAGGAGTCTTTCACAGTCAAGATCCAGGTCACTATCGAGATCAAAGAGAAGGAAATTATCAAGATCCCCTTGCAAAACAAAGCTCATTGAGACCAGCCAACCAAAAGTAGACACTGCTGTACAGGCACcaattaaaactgaaaatactCTGACTCCTCTTGCATCTGCAGAGAGTGTTCCAGTGTTACCTTTAAGTGATAGTCCCCCACCATCAAGATGGAAACCTGGACAGAAACCTTGGAAGCCCTCATATGTCCGTATCCAGGAAATCAAAGAAAAAACGACACCAGCCCCACACATTCAATCTGGCCACACAGTCACTGGTGTCACACAGAGTAAACCTATATCCTCCTACCGTGACCAGCGTGACAATTCGGACACTGAAAGAAGCAGCAACTCCAGGCGAGACAGTCTCAAGAGACGGAAACATGAACGACGGCCACACAGTAGTTCTTCTAGAAGCAGATGCAACAGCAGATCCTGCAGCCGCTCCAGAAGTAGGGATCGTTCCAGATCCAGGTCCTTGTCCCCATCTGGGTATGACAGTCGGTCCTCATCTTACAGCAGATCAGATTCAGTTGAATCTTACAGGAAGCACAAGGTTCCGAGACAAGAAAATTCAGgtgaaaagagagagaaaaggcATTGTAGTACACAAGAGGTATCTGAAAAGTATTCATTGACCAGTAGTACACCCAAAACCAGGAAGCAAAATCACAGTTCACATTCTTGTTCAGAGAATGCAGCTGACAGTGAGAAGAGCCCAATACACAGTCATAGACATGTTGCCGATTCAAAGAGGACAAAGAGGAAGCTTAACGTAGATGCCTGTAGCCAAGAGATCACTGACCAAGAAAGGGAGAAACAAAATAATGCTTTAATTCTTACAGTTGGTGAAAAATCTGGAAAAAAGATTAACCTCTCATTAGAGATGCATAAACTAGGAGTTAAACTGAGTGAGGAGAGTAATAAGAAGTCAGTTTTGATTGAGTTGGATTCCGAAAGTGACTCTGAAAGAGCTGAAAAAAGGGACAAGGTAATGGATTCAAAACATTCCTCTGGCAAAGAAGAAGGAGAAGCCAGCTCTGGATCTGACAgtgaagagcaggtgcctttggaCAGTAAAACAAGTAAAGTTGCTGGTGATGCAGTGCCTGTAAATACAGATGTTGAGTTTCCGAAGGCTCCAAGAAGTGCACCAGTTTCGATTAATAAAAGTTCCCAGAtagaaaatgaaagtgaaaaacacaAGACGAAGAAGAAAGCTAAACGGAAGCATAAGCACAAAAAAAGGCATTCAACCAAAATACGGTTACACGGGTCAAAGTCCAAATCCAAGACAAAAAAGTCCAAGAAAAAACATCAGAAACCCAAGGAAACCTTCCACTGGCAGCCACCTCTAGAATttggagaggaggaggaagaagaagaggcaCCATTACAAAAGGAGCATGTCAGCCTGAAACGTGTGTCACTGAGAAAAAGTCCCATAAAAACAGATACAGGAAAGACCCAGAAGTCACATGGTTTggaaaaagaaatcaaaacagGCAAAACTCACAAAACACATAAAGAGAACAGTTTGTCACAATCAACAGCTTGTTCTGTGGAACCTGTAATTGGAACAACCAGAAAGGAGCAGAATATTAAACCACCTATTGCAAGTCCTGCAAAGGTTGGACACATAGATGTTACTGCTCAGAAATTGGGAGCTGCTGCCTCTGAGTCTTCGAAGTCTCCAGACCAACAGCAAGATGATTCTATGGAGATATGCACTCCTGAGCATGACACACCAGCAACCTACCTTGAGAAATCATGTACTGATGCCCTAGAAATTTCACGGAATATTTCTGCAGTAACAGACACCTTAAGTACAATGAAGAATGTTAAAACTGTTTCAGTTCCTGTTATTGAGAAGCCTCAGGCTCCAGTAGCTGTGACTGTTTCAGTACCAAGTTGTGGGTCTAGTGAAGAACCTGATGTAAGTAAACCCTCAGGAGTATCCAGCAACTCTCGGTGGAGGCCTCTAGGCATATCTACACTTCAGGGGCTGAATATGAATGTTGCAGAGCACAAAAGTGCAGGAGCCCCAGGACATGGCGAGAGTAAAACCCAAGGTGTCCGGATTGAAATAAAGAGTAAGAGCAGAGTACGCCCAGGATCGCTGTTCGATGAAGTCCGCAAGACTGCCCGGTTGAACCAGAGGCCCAGGAATCAGGACAGCTCCAGTGAGGAGACATCTCCTTTAGCAGAAGACAAAGGCAAGTCACACAGCAAGAGCAGCTCAAGGAGCAAGTCTCGCTCAGTCTCCAGCCCAAGGTCAAGATCCAGAAGTAGGTCGCACTCGTACAGCCACTCTGTAAGCCGATCCAggagcaccagctcttcctacAG GAGCTACAGCAGGAGCCACAGTCGGAGACGatacagcagggggcgctcacgCACTCGAAGCAGCACCTATCGTAGCCACCGCAGTTACAG CCGTACCTGCAGTAGGAGTCATTCCAGAAGCCGATCATATGATCGACACAGAAGGTCCAG GTCCGAGTCTTACGACAGCTACAGCAGCCGGAGCTGGAGCCGGAGCAGCAGAGGCAGAAGCAATAGTTACAGGAGCTCTGACAACAGATCTAG GTCATACCGGTCCTATAGCCGAAGTGATCGATCTTACTCCAGGCGTCGCAGTCACAGTTGGAGTAGCTGA
- the nktr gene encoding NK-tumor recognition protein isoform X5, with the protein MAPHLDGVHVVFGLVISGFEVVKKIESLKTDSASRPYADVRVIDCGQLITKSANDVLSCKRKRQSHSADSSLSSSDSSFSSSSSPESDSESEEKYRRGRRRKQPAKSKHSKKRRKEAKKKESRHRRTESSQSSLEEESVDEEKDLNVKREKPVVRPEEIPPVPENRFLLRRDPPDEEEKPDTAQQEIPSAPNDVKPAVTKSGRKIKGRGTMRYHTPTRSKSRSVSEEDRGSSETPPHWKEEMQRTKTYQPPTVEKWSKGDKLNDHCSSRWDNRTVSPWSRSWSQDYTSDHSSSRSSHHSRRRKDKRKVKHKKKSKKQKHSKKKAHKKKNRESPLSEGERSFSSERRSRHSYRDRRSRSSSNYRPPVKEWSGSEKGHRSIPTSRDSRSYTRSQSRSYSSSRSRSRGRSGSSSRSRSLSQSRSRSLSRSKRRKLSRSPCKTKLIETSQPKVDTAVQAPIKTENTLTPLASAESVPVLPLSDSPPPSRWKPGQKPWKPSYVRIQEIKEKTTPAPHIQSGHTVTGVTQSKPISSYRDQRDNSDTERSSNSRRDSLKRRKHERRPHSSSSRSRCNSRSCSRSRSRDRSRSRSLSPSGYDSRSSSYSRSDSVESYRKHKVPRQENSGEKREKRHCSTQEVSEKYSLTSSTPKTRKQNHSSHSCSENAADSEKSPIHSHRHVADSKRTKRKLNVDACSQEITDQEREKQNNALILTVGEKSGKKINLSLEMHKLGVKLSEESNKKSVLIELDSESDSERAEKRDKVMDSKHSSGKEEGEASSGSDSEEQVPLDSKTSKVAGDAVPVNTDVEFPKAPRSAPVSINKSSQIENESEKHKTKKKAKRKHKHKKRHSTKIRLHGSKSKSKTKKSKKKHQKPKETFHWQPPLEFGEEEEEEEAPLQKEHVSLKRVSLRKSPIKTDTGKTQKSHGLEKEIKTGKTHKTHKENSLSQSTACSVEPVIGTTRKEQNIKPPIASPAKVGHIDVTAQKLGAAASESSKSPDQQQDDSMEICTPEHDTPATYLEKSCTDALEISRNISAVTDTLSTMKNVKTVSVPVIEKPQAPVAVTVSVPSCGSSEEPDVSKPSGVSSNSRWRPLGISTLQGLNMNVAEHKSAGAPGHGESKTQGVRIEIKSKSRVRPGSLFDEVRKTARLNQRPRNQDSSSEETSPLAEDKGKSHSKSSSRSKSRSVSSPRSRSRSRSHSYSHSVSRSRSTSSSYRSYSRSHSRRRYSRGRSRTRSSTYRSHRSYSRTCSRSHSRSRSYDRHRRSRSESYDSYSSRSWSRSSRGRSNSYRSSDNRSRSYRSYSRSDRSYSRRRSHSWSS; encoded by the exons AGTTCACGTAGTCTTCGGTTTGGTCATCTCCGGCTTTGAAGTGGTAAAGAAGATCGAGTCCTTGAAGACCGACTCAGCCAGCAGGCCATACGCGGATGTGAGGGTGATCGACTGCGGCCAGCTGATAACAAAATCAGCCAATGACG TGCTCAGTTGCAAGAGAAAGAGGCAGTCTCACTCGGCAGACTCTTCCCTCAGTTCTTCAGACTCTTccttttcctcctcctcatctccGGAGTCGGACAGCGAATCAGAAGAGAAGTACAGGCGGGGTCGCCGGCGGAAGCAGCCTGCGAAGAGCAAGCACTCCAAGAAGAGAAGAAAGGAGGCAAAGAAGAAGGAGAGCCGGCACCGAAGGACAGAATCCAGCCAGAG TAGTTTGGAGGAAGAGTCTGTTGATGAAGAGAAAGACCTGAATGTGAAAAGGGAAAAGCCTGTGGTTCGGCCAGAAGAGATTCCACCTGTGCCAGAGAACCGATTCCTTCTGAGGCGCGATCCGCCAGATGAAGAAGAAAAGCCAGACAC AGCGCAGCAAGAGATCCCCTCAGCTCCAAATGATGTGAAGCCAGCAGTCACCAAATCCGGACGGAAAATCAAAGGCCGCGGAACAATG AGATACCATACTCCCACTCGGTCGAAGTCCCGCTCGGTGTCCGAAGAGGATCGTGGGAGCAGTGAAACTCCGCCTCACTGGAAAGAGGAGATGCAGAGGACTAAGACATACCAGCCGCCGACCGTGGAGAAATGGAGCAAAGGGGACAA ATTGAATGACCATTGTTCAAGCAGATGGGACAACAGAACTGTCTCTCCGTGGTCCAGGTCATGGTCACAGGACTACACTTCTGATCATAGCTCGAGTAGATCCAGCCACCACTCCCGACGCAGGAAAGACAAGAGGAAGGTCAAGCATAAAAAGAAGTCTAAAAAACAGAAGCATTCGAAGAAGAAAGCCCATAAGAAGAAAAACCGGGAGTCACCGctttctgaaggtgaaaggtcATTCTCCTCTGAGAGAAGATCAAGGCACTCCTATCGTGATAGGAGGTCTCGTTCTTCTTCCAACTACAGACCCCCCGTGAAAGAGTGGTCTGGCTCAGAAAAAGGCCACCGATCAATACCCACCTCAAGAGACTCGCGCTCATACACCAGATCACAAAGTCGATCTTATTCTTCAAGTCGTTCAAGGTCACGAGGTAGGTCAGGATCCTCTTCAAGGTCCAGGAGTCTTTCACAGTCAAGATCCAGGTCACTATCGAGATCAAAGAGAAGGAAATTATCAAGATCCCCTTGCAAAACAAAGCTCATTGAGACCAGCCAACCAAAAGTAGACACTGCTGTACAGGCACcaattaaaactgaaaatactCTGACTCCTCTTGCATCTGCAGAGAGTGTTCCAGTGTTACCTTTAAGTGATAGTCCCCCACCATCAAGATGGAAACCTGGACAGAAACCTTGGAAGCCCTCATATGTCCGTATCCAGGAAATCAAAGAAAAAACGACACCAGCCCCACACATTCAATCTGGCCACACAGTCACTGGTGTCACACAGAGTAAACCTATATCCTCCTACCGTGACCAGCGTGACAATTCGGACACTGAAAGAAGCAGCAACTCCAGGCGAGACAGTCTCAAGAGACGGAAACATGAACGACGGCCACACAGTAGTTCTTCTAGAAGCAGATGCAACAGCAGATCCTGCAGCCGCTCCAGAAGTAGGGATCGTTCCAGATCCAGGTCCTTGTCCCCATCTGGGTATGACAGTCGGTCCTCATCTTACAGCAGATCAGATTCAGTTGAATCTTACAGGAAGCACAAGGTTCCGAGACAAGAAAATTCAGgtgaaaagagagagaaaaggcATTGTAGTACACAAGAGGTATCTGAAAAGTATTCATTGACCAGTAGTACACCCAAAACCAGGAAGCAAAATCACAGTTCACATTCTTGTTCAGAGAATGCAGCTGACAGTGAGAAGAGCCCAATACACAGTCATAGACATGTTGCCGATTCAAAGAGGACAAAGAGGAAGCTTAACGTAGATGCCTGTAGCCAAGAGATCACTGACCAAGAAAGGGAGAAACAAAATAATGCTTTAATTCTTACAGTTGGTGAAAAATCTGGAAAAAAGATTAACCTCTCATTAGAGATGCATAAACTAGGAGTTAAACTGAGTGAGGAGAGTAATAAGAAGTCAGTTTTGATTGAGTTGGATTCCGAAAGTGACTCTGAAAGAGCTGAAAAAAGGGACAAGGTAATGGATTCAAAACATTCCTCTGGCAAAGAAGAAGGAGAAGCCAGCTCTGGATCTGACAgtgaagagcaggtgcctttggaCAGTAAAACAAGTAAAGTTGCTGGTGATGCAGTGCCTGTAAATACAGATGTTGAGTTTCCGAAGGCTCCAAGAAGTGCACCAGTTTCGATTAATAAAAGTTCCCAGAtagaaaatgaaagtgaaaaacacaAGACGAAGAAGAAAGCTAAACGGAAGCATAAGCACAAAAAAAGGCATTCAACCAAAATACGGTTACACGGGTCAAAGTCCAAATCCAAGACAAAAAAGTCCAAGAAAAAACATCAGAAACCCAAGGAAACCTTCCACTGGCAGCCACCTCTAGAATttggagaggaggaggaagaagaagaggcaCCATTACAAAAGGAGCATGTCAGCCTGAAACGTGTGTCACTGAGAAAAAGTCCCATAAAAACAGATACAGGAAAGACCCAGAAGTCACATGGTTTggaaaaagaaatcaaaacagGCAAAACTCACAAAACACATAAAGAGAACAGTTTGTCACAATCAACAGCTTGTTCTGTGGAACCTGTAATTGGAACAACCAGAAAGGAGCAGAATATTAAACCACCTATTGCAAGTCCTGCAAAGGTTGGACACATAGATGTTACTGCTCAGAAATTGGGAGCTGCTGCCTCTGAGTCTTCGAAGTCTCCAGACCAACAGCAAGATGATTCTATGGAGATATGCACTCCTGAGCATGACACACCAGCAACCTACCTTGAGAAATCATGTACTGATGCCCTAGAAATTTCACGGAATATTTCTGCAGTAACAGACACCTTAAGTACAATGAAGAATGTTAAAACTGTTTCAGTTCCTGTTATTGAGAAGCCTCAGGCTCCAGTAGCTGTGACTGTTTCAGTACCAAGTTGTGGGTCTAGTGAAGAACCTGATGTAAGTAAACCCTCAGGAGTATCCAGCAACTCTCGGTGGAGGCCTCTAGGCATATCTACACTTCAGGGGCTGAATATGAATGTTGCAGAGCACAAAAGTGCAGGAGCCCCAGGACATGGCGAGAGTAAAACCCAAGGTGTCCGGATTGAAATAAAGAGTAAGAGCAGAGTACGCCCAGGATCGCTGTTCGATGAAGTCCGCAAGACTGCCCGGTTGAACCAGAGGCCCAGGAATCAGGACAGCTCCAGTGAGGAGACATCTCCTTTAGCAGAAGACAAAGGCAAGTCACACAGCAAGAGCAGCTCAAGGAGCAAGTCTCGCTCAGTCTCCAGCCCAAGGTCAAGATCCAGAAGTAGGTCGCACTCGTACAGCCACTCTGTAAGCCGATCCAggagcaccagctcttcctacAG GAGCTACAGCAGGAGCCACAGTCGGAGACGatacagcagggggcgctcacgCACTCGAAGCAGCACCTATCGTAGCCACCGCAGTTACAG CCGTACCTGCAGTAGGAGTCATTCCAGAAGCCGATCATATGATCGACACAGAAGGTCCAG GTCCGAGTCTTACGACAGCTACAGCAGCCGGAGCTGGAGCCGGAGCAGCAGAGGCAGAAGCAATAGTTACAGGAGCTCTGACAACAGATCTAG GTCATACCGGTCCTATAGCCGAAGTGATCGATCTTACTCCAGGCGTCGCAGTCACAGTTGGAGTAGCTGA